A DNA window from Engystomops pustulosus chromosome 6, aEngPut4.maternal, whole genome shotgun sequence contains the following coding sequences:
- the LOC140065869 gene encoding posterior protein-like, producing MADVPQSSVLPPTKKYSSARYHSCADGSLEEQYKELMMQCKAHNEKLDRKLLSKRGKKERLGNEIMMLIKMKELAEVKEVNWSIQRLQCKESIDRISDSVIDISAKTTSEMDNLQAKVDELTLRNEDLDKQLDECRLSSVSTETHIHSLEREIHQRDVLITSLKGQLSETMAQLCEQEEQIRSLQVQNQTCHKAADVCIVTPGGWSDEHNLIPADKSPTLTIQDRLHLCQVIGEWDINESPIIVSNKFEAVVKQYNLCNKDAWSLLQAWLPGPLAAQLSSTHMGDDDSGADLRRKELQRIMGGRDIRGENTLRKHRFRQGDDPLIFCSKYLTLFRSVYSCPVMSQDDSDFLYSMANQCNVDYTTKVALRNATSLENFINILRDWCQESNNRDEPSGYLSTEYRARWTRYVRYCYGCGRPGHIKRFCNVNNANHETHYNSLYTEIDAIEHETNQNKVITETCNKVVG from the exons ATGGCTGATGTTCCTCAATCATCAGTCCTGCCTCCAACGAAAAAGTATTCCTCTGCTCGCTACCATTCATGTGCAGATGGTTCACTAGAGGAGCAATATAAGGAGCTGATGATGCAATGTAAGGCCCATAATGAGAAGTTAGATAGGAAACTGCTCAGTAAGAGAGGGAAGAAAGAAAGGTTGGGCAATGAAATTATGATGCTGATTAAGATGAAAGAATTGGCTGAGGTAAAGGAAGTAAATTGGTCCATACAAAGGCTCCAATGTAAGGAAAGTATAGACAGAATCAGtgactctgtgattgacatttctGCTAAAACAACTAGTGAGATGGATAATCTACAAGCAAAGGTGGATGAGctgactttaagaaatgaagattTGGATAAGCAGCTCGATGAGTGTAGATTGAGTTCTGTTTCTACTGAAACTCATATACATTCCTTAGAAAGGGAGATTCATCAGAGGGACGTGTTAATTACATCACTAAAGGGTCAATTGTCTGAAACAATGGCCCAACTGTGtgaacaagaagagcagatccggtCCCTCCAAGTACAAAACCAGACCTGCcataaagcagcagatgtctgcattGTCACACCCGGGGGTTGGAGTGATGAACACAATCTAATACCTGCAGATAAGTCTCCAACACTCACCATCCAGGATAGACTACATCTGTGTCAGGTCATTGGAGAATGGGATATAAATGAATCACCAATAATTGTATCCAATAAATTTGAAGCTGTGGTGAAGCAATACAACTTGTGTAATAAGGATGCCTGGTCTCTGCTCCAAGCATGGCTTCCTGGGCCTCTGGCCGCACAattgtcatctacacacatgggaGATGATGATAGTGGTGCAGACTTAAGGAGGAAGGAATTACAGCGTATCATGGGAGGGAGAGACATAAGGGGTGAGAATACCCTGAGAAAACATAGGTTCAGGCAAGGTGATGACCCCCTTATCTTCTGTAGCAAGTATCTGACCTTATTTAGGAGTGTTTACAGCTGTCCTGTTATGTCTCAGGATGACTCTGATTTCCTCTATTCAATGGCAAATCAGTGTAATGTGGATTACACCACAAAGGTTGCCCTTAGAAATGCCACATCCCTAGAGAACTTTATTAATATACTCAGGGACTGGTGTCAGGAGTCTAACAATAGGGATGAACCATCAGGATATCTGTCTACAGAGTACAGAGCTAGGTGGACGAGATATGTCCGGTATTGCTATGGATGTGGGAGGCCAGGACATATTAAACGTTTCTGTAATGTAAATAATGCAAACCATGAGACACATTATAATTCATTGTATACAGAAATTGATGCCATTGAGCATGAGACCAACCAGAACAAAGTGatcacagagacat GCAACAAGGTGGTTGGCTGA